The Lutibacter sp. A64 genome segment GTAAAAAGTACATGAAAATATTATGGCTCCATGCTAAAGAGTGGTTTAGATTGCCAAAAATTATAGCAATTATTACCTTTTTTTATTTTTTCTACAGAGGTTTAATTCAATATGGAGATACATTTGCGCTTTCGGTTTTGGGTGTTGTAATTTCATTTGGTTTAATAAAGCATATTATTTTATTAAGAAAAGTAAAAAAAAGACAAAAATTAAGTGGTAAAAAATGGTTGTTAGAAGATATTATTTTTAGAGGCTTATTTTTAGGCGGCGGAATGTTAGGTGTAAATCTGTTTAATATTATTAATATAGCAAGTCCAGATGTTTATAATGTATATTGGGCAATTTTTTATGCTGCTATTTTTACAATAATGGTTGTTTACGTGTATATTAGTGTTGTTGTTTTACCAAAAAAAGCAGAAGAATTATTAATAGAAACGTATCCAGAATATAAAATCGTGTAAATTTACCTGTAACAAATTGTATAAAAAATATACTTATTAACCATAAAGTCACAAAAACTACCCAAATGATTAAACAATTTTTAAATTTTGAATGGAAACAATTTTCCCGTTCATCATACTTCAAAAAAGGTATTGGAATAAAAATTTTACTTGCCTTGGCTGTAATTTATTTTGGAGGAGCTGCCTTACTTTTAGGGGTTGGGCTCTTTTTTATTTTAGAGAAAACAATGCCAGAAATAGATCCAATTATTACGGTAAATAACTTTTTAATTTATTGGTTTATTTTTGATTTGGCACTTCGGTTTTTTATGCAGCAATTACCAGTTATGAATGTAAAACCATTAATGATTATTCCTGTAAAACGAGATGCCGTTATAAATTATTTGTTGAGGAAGACAGCAATTTCATTTTTTAACTTTATACCGCTCTTTATTTTTATTCCTTTTAGTATTGTATTATTAGTAAAAGGTTATCCGGTTTTAAATGTATTATGTTGGTTTTTTGCAGTGGTGTGTTTAGTGTTTTCAAATAATTTTATAAACTTTTTAATTAATAAAAGCAATACGGTTTTTTATGTGTTGCTTACAGTTTTTGCTGCTTTAATTAGTTTGGAGTTTTTTAATATTTTTAAAGTTTCAGAGCCAATAGGTGTAGCTTTTAATGCATTGTATAACAATCCTGTGTTGGCTATTATACCACTTGTTTTAGTATTTGTGCTGTACCGCATTAATTTTAATTTTATACGAAAAGGATTTTATTTAGATGATGCTGTTACAAAAAAAATAGAAGAAGCAAGTGAAGTAGATTTATCGTGGATGGATCGTTTTGGAAGTGTTGCAATTTTTTTAAAAAATGATGTGAAGCTTATTTGGAGAAATGCACGTCCAAAACAAGTATTAATGATGTCTTTTTTGTTCTTATTTTATGGATTAATTTTTTACACAAATAAAATGTATAGCGATTCTCCAGCTTGGATAGCATTTGCATCTATATTTGTAACAGGTGGTTTTTTATTAACATTCGGACAGCTAGTACCGTCTTGGGATAGCGAATATTATAAAATGCTAATGAGTCAAAATATTCCGTATAAAAAATATTTAGAATCTAAATGGTATTTAATGATAGTTGGTGTTGCAATTTCGTTTGTATTAAGTACACCTTATATATATTTTGGTTGGAAAATTTATGCTATGATTGCCGCTGCAACATTATTTAATATTGGACTTAATTCGTTTATAACCTTATTTGGAGGCGCATTAAATAGAGTTCCTGTAGAATTAAATGTAAAAGCAAAAGCCTTTGGAAACACAAACGGATTTAATCCAACACAAATGTTAATTGCATTACCAAAAATGCTGTTACCAATGTTGTTATTTTACATACCTTATAAGTTAGTGAATTACGAAACCGGAATTATAGTGCTTGGTTTAAGTGGTGTTTTAGGAATTGTTTTTAAAAACTTTTTCTTAACTAAAATTGAAAACATTTACCAAACAGGAAAATACAAAACAGTTGCTGCCTTTAGCGAAAAATAAAATTTAAGAAGATTTAAAATGATTATAACAAGCGAACTTTCAAAAAAATACGGAGAAAATACGGTTTTAACTATAGATGCTTTAGAAATTCCAAAAGGGCAATCTTTTGGTTTGGTAGGTAATAATGGGGCAGGTAAAACCACTTATTTTAATTTATTGCTAGATTTAATAAAACCAACAACAGGTCATATAAAAAATAATCAAATTCAAGTAAATGTAAGTGAAGATTGGAAACCTTTTACAGCAGCTTTTATAGATGAAAGTTTTTTAATAGGTTATTTAACACCTGAAGAATACTTCTATTTTATAGGAGAGTTAAGAGGTTTAAACAAAGCTGATATCGATACTTTTTTAAGTCAATTTGAAGAAATTTTTAATGGAGAAATTTTAGGAGGGAAAAAATATTTAAGAGATTTATCGAAAGGAAATCAAAAAAAGGTTGGAATTATAGCTGCTCTAATTGGAAGTCCAGAAGTTGTTATTTTAGATGAACCTTTTGCAAATTTAGATCCAACAACACAAATTAGACTTAAAAAATTATTAAAAGATTTAACCGTAAACAGCAATGCAACGGTATTGATTTCTAGTCACGATTTAGGGCACGTTACCGAAGTTTGTGAACGTATAGTTGTATTAGACAAAGGAGTTGTTGTAAAAGATATTAAAACTTCAGAAGAAACTTTAAAAGAGTTAGAGTCTTATTTTTCGGTGTAATCAAATTAAATTCATTGTTTTTTGTATTTTTACAATCCTATTACAATAATAAACAAGGTATTTAGTTAAAGGAAACGTAAAACAGAACTCTTTTGAATAACATTAATAAAATATTTATTAGCATAATTTTAGTGCTTATTGTTGTTGGTTGCTCAACCAAAAAAGATGCATTTTTAAATAGAAATTTTCATGCTGTTAACACCAAGTACAACATTCTTTTTAATGGGCACGAAGCACTTAGAGCTGGTTTAGAACAGTTAAATGCTAATTACGAAGATAATTTTTGGGAACGTTTACCTGTTGAACCACTAGAGGTAGATGAATTGGTGGTTCCTGGCGTTACACCTGAAGAAGTTGCTCCAAAAGAATTTGAAAGAGCTGAAGAAAAAGCTGTAAAAGCCATTCAAAAACACTCAATGCTTATTGCGCGTCAAGAAAGAAATAAACAAATAGACGATGCATATTTATTATTAGGAAAAGCTAGGTATTACTCTAAAAGGTTTGTACCAGCTTTAGAAGCTTTTAACTACGTAATAAGTAATTACCCAAGAGCAAACCTAATTAACGAAACAAAAATTTGGCATGCAAAAACACTAGTCCGTTTAAGAAACGAAGAGCAAGCTATTGATAATTTAAAAGAGTTATTAGAAGATCCAACAATAAAACAGAAGATTTTTGAAGATGCGCATACAGCTTTAGCAATGGCTTATATGAGTATAGATAGTTTAGACCTTGCTTTGTATCACTTAAATAAAGGCGTTTTAATTACCAATAAAAATATTGTGATAGCAAAGGCAATGATTACTCAAAAGAAAACAAATGTAATTAAGCCACAATTATCTACTAAAAACGCCGAGCAAACAGCACGAAATTTATATATAATAGGACAAATGTATAAAGAGAAGGGGCAAATAGATTCTTCTAATATTGCATTTACAAATATTATTAAATTTAACCGAGCGCCTAGAAAGTACCAAGCAAGAGCGCAGATAGAAAAAGCGAAGAATTTTGTTACAAAAAAAGATGCTGCAGCTGCAATTGAAGCACTTCAAAAAATGACAAAAAACAGTTATAATAAACCTTATTTAGATGAAATTTATTATCAATTAGGTGTTATTGAAAATGCTAATAATTCTGAAGAAGCTATTACATATTTTAAAAAATCTATAGAGGAAAGTGCACAACCAAATCTTCAAAAAGAATTGTCTTATGAAGCTGCCGGTAATTATTATTTCGATAAAGCTGAATTTGCTGTTGCAGGTGCTTATTACGATACCATTTTAGGAATTACAGCTTCAGAAGATTCTAAAAGAATTAGAAGTTTAGCTAGAAAACGCACCAATTTAAATGATGTTATTTTATATGAAAATATAGCAAAAACTAACGACAGTATTTTAAATCTTGCAGCAATGAGTTTAGATGAGCAAACTGCATATTTTAATTCATATATAGAAAGTTTAAAAGCTGAAGATGAAAAAAATCAGAAAGTAATTACTAGTGGAAGTGGCTTTTTTAAAGGCTTAGGTTTAAGTAAAAATGATAAAAGTACAGGGAAATGGTATTTTTATAATACACAAACACTTGGTTTTGGAGAGCAAGAGTTTAAACGTATTTGGGGAAATCGTCCGTTAGAAGAAAATTGGAGGTTGAGTGATAAAACACAGTTGAATTTTCAAGAAAATGATGCAGTTGATATAGAAGGTATTGCTGAAATTGATGTTACTAAAATGTACGATCTTAATTATTACTTAGAGCGTATTCCTTCAGAAAAATCTGAAATTGATAGTTTAAAACAGAAAAGAAACAATGCGTATTACAAATTAGGAGTAATTTATAAAGAGCAATTTAACGAATATGATTTGGCAATTGATAGGCTAGAGAGTTTACTGTTGTTTGAGCCAAATGAGAAAATTGAAGTTCCGGCAAAATACCATTTGTATAAAATGTATGATTCTCAAAACAATTACAAAGCAACATATTTAAAACAAGATATTGTAAGTAATTACCCAGAATCGTTGTATGCTAAAAACATTTTAAATCCAAATTCTGCGCTTATACAAGAAGACGGAAGTTCGGCAGAAAGTGAATATGCATCAGTTTTTTACGATTATAAAGACAATAAGTTCGATCTAGTTCTAGAAAAAACAGCTTTGGCAATATCAAAATACGAAGGTCATGCCATTGTTTCTAAATTTGAATTGTTAAAAGCATATACAATAGGTAAAAAAGAAGGCATAAAGGCTTTTGAAAATGCTTTAAATTTTGTGGCAACAAATTATCCAAATACCGAAGAAGGAAAAAAAGCATTAGAAGTAGTTGAAGCTATAAAATCAAGAATTTAATCATCCCTTAATAAATTTATAAATCATGTTTTCAGAAAAAAAAGAAAAGCAATCAGGAGTTTCAGAACGGAACATAATTGGAAAAAATACATCCATAGTTGGAGATGTAATATCTGAAGGAGATTTTAGAATTGATGGAAGTATTGAAGGAACTATAAAAACAAATGGTAGAGTTATAATTGGAAGTTCTGGAACTGTTAAAGGAAAAGTAGAATGTAGCAATGCAGATATTGAAGGTGTATTTTCTGGAGAGTTGTTAGTTCATAGTATTTTATCTTTAAAAACAACTGCTAAAATTTCTGGCGATGTAATTATTAGTAAGTTATCTGTAGAGCCAGGTGCCGAGTTTAATGCAACTTGCGCAATGAAAGGTACTGTTAAGGAATTAAAAAATGGACAATCCAAAAAAGAAAAGACAGCTTAATAAATACTTACAACTAACTGGTGTAGCCATGCAAATGGGTGTTACCATATATTTGGGTGTTTATTTTGGAAAGTGGTTAGATGCTTATTTTCAAACAACTAATAAAATCTATACAATAATACTAACTCTATTTGCTCTATTTGCCTCAATTTGGAGTGTTTTAGCACAGTTAAAAAATATAAATGATAAATACGATTAATCCAGTTTTTATTTTTTGTTTTAAATTATTTGTACTGTTAGGTATTGTTTTTGGAGTTCATTTAATATTCTTATTTTATTTAAAATTACCACTATTTAATAATTTAATTTTGGCATCTTACGGTGTTAACTATTTATTAGCAATTGTTATTTTTATTGCTTTATACAAGCTTAGAAAAAAATATTTAGACCTACTTGGTTTTATATTTATGGGTGGAAGTTTGTTAAAATTTACAATATTTTTTATTTTTTTCTTTCCAATTTTTAATAAAAATGGAAGCATAGATAAGTTAGAGTCTTTATCGTTTTTAGTGCCATACCTAACGTGCTTAGTGCTGGAGATAATTTATGTATCCAAACTATTGAATAACAAACTTTAAATAGGTTTAAATAGTCTTATTTAGATGGGGGAAAACATCAAAAAATATTTTTTGGTTTCTAATATAAAAACGTACATTTGCAAAATATTTTTAGGGAACACTATTAATAAAGTGATATGCACAGAATTAACTTGATAAAAATACTTACGTTACTGCTTTTAATGGTAACAATTTCAGCAAATGCACAACATGATGCTTCAAAAGAAGTTCATGGAGATTCTTCTAACGAAGATAAAGATATTAGAACTGAAATTAAAGAATATATAGCACATCACTTGCTAGATTCATATGATTTTACATTGTTTTCTTGGACAACAGATGCCGGAGAACATAAATATTTTAGTGCTCCACTACCAGTAATCTTATGGGATGGTGGCTTAAAAGTATTCTCTTCTTCAAAATTTAATCACGGAGAAACATTAGCAGAAGTAGATGGTAATTATTACAAGTTATACCATAGTAAAATATACAAAACAGATGCAGCAGGTACTATAAATTATGATGAAGAACATCATGCTACAAATGTAAAGCCTTTAGATTTTTCTATTACTAAAAACGTTGTTTTTATTATGTTTGTTGCTGTTTTAATGCTGTTTATTTTTATTAGAATGGCTAAATCATACCAGAACAATGCATTGCCAAAAGGAATAGGCCGTTTGTTAGAGCCTCTAATTGTATATATTAGAGATGATGTGGCAATTCCAAATATTGGAGAAAAACATTACAGAAAATACATGAGTTACTTGTTAACTGTATTTTTCTTTGTGTGGATAATAAACTTATTAGGTTTAACACCTCTAGGAGTTAATGTAACTAACAATATTGCAGTTACTTTTGCTTTAGCATTAATAACATATTTACTAACAACTTTTACAGCAAACAAAAATTACTGGAAACACATTTTTTGGATGCCAGGCGTACCAACATTAATGAAAATTATTTTAGCGCCAATAGAATTGTTAGGAACATTTATTAAACCATTTTCATTAATGATTCGTTTGTATGCAAATATTACAGCAGGTCATATTGTATTAATGAGTATTATTGGTTTAATGTTTATTTTTAAAAGTTGGATTGGTAGTCCATTATCATTTGGACTGTCATTTGCTTTAGCATTATTAGAATTATTAGTAGCAGCGCTACAAGCATATATTTTCACTATGTTATCTGCATTGTACTTTGGTATGGCGGTAGAAGAACATGATGAACATTAAAATTGAATGTTTAATTAATTAATATATATAAATATGGAAGGTCTAAATTACATTGGAGCTGGAATAATTGTTATTGGTGCTGCTATTGGTATCGGTAGAATTGGAGGACAAGCAATGGAAGCTATTGCTCGTCAACCAGAAGCTTCTGGAAAAATTCAAACTGCAATGCTTATTGCTGCAGCTTTGATTGAAGGTATTGGATTTGCTGCTTTATTTGCAGCTTAAGAAAAAATAAATAGCTACAACGGTTGGTTGTAGCTATTATTTAAACTATTAATTAAAGAATAACAAAACAAAAAATGGATAAGTTAATAGAACAGTTTTCTATAGGTTTATTTTTCTGGCAATTAGTTTTATTTATTGTCTTAGTACTTGCATTGCATAAATTTGCTTGGAAACCTATTTTAAACTCAGTTAATGAAAGAGAAGACGGTATAAAAGATGCATTAGACGAAGCTGAAAATGCGCGTAAAGAAATGCAAAACCTAACAGCAGATAACGAACGTATTTTAAAAGAAGCGCGTGCGCAACGCGATGCACTTTTAAAAGAAGCGCGTGAAATGAAAGAAGGTATTATATCTGAAGCCAAAAATGAAGCACAAGCACAAGCAACTAAAATTGTAGCACAAGCACAAGCAACTATCCAAGCTGAAAAACAAGCTGCAATTACAGATTTAAAAAATCAAGTTGCTGAATTATCAGTAGATATAGCAGAAAAAGTTGTTAGAGGTGAATTAGCAGATAAAAACAAGCAAATTAAACTTGTTGAAGAGCTATTAAAAGAAGTAACTATTAGCTAATAAAATTCAAATGAGCGGATCTAGAGCAGCAGTAAGATATGCAAAAGCAATATTAAGTTTTGCACTTGAACAATCGAAAGAAGTTGAAGTGAATAACGATATGTTGATGGTTGTAAGTACAATTGAAGAAAGTAAAGATTTACAATTGGTTTTAAATAGTCCAGTTTTAAAAGCGGAGTCTAAAAAAGCCGCTTTAAAAGAAATTTTTTCTTCAAAAGTATCTGGTTTAACTATTGGCTTAATAGATCTTTTAGTTGAAAATAAAAGATTATCAATCTTAACAGACGTAGCTGAAAAATATACTGTTATTTTTGATGAGTTAAAAGGAATAGAAGTTGCTAAAGTAACAACAGCAGTTCCATTAACAGAAGCTTTAAATACCCAAGTGCTTGCTAAAATAAAAGAAGTTACTGGCAAAGAAGCTACTATAGAAAATACTATAGATCCTAGTATTATTGGTGGATTTATATTACGTATTGGAGATATTCAATACGATGCAAGTATTTCAAATAAATTACAAGTATTAAAAAGAGAATTTGAAAATTAATAGTTTTTAAATTTAAATATAAAAGATTTTAGTATTAAAAAATATATAAAATGGCATCAATAAAACCAGCTGAAGTATCAGCGATTTTAAAACAACAATTAGCAGGCTTTGAAGCATCAGCTTCATTAGACGAAGTGGGAACAGTATTACAAGTAGGTGATGGTATAGCACGTGTATATGGTTTAGCAAATGTTCAATATGGTGAGTTAGTTGAGTTTCAAGATGGATTAGAAGGAATTGTACTAAACTTAGAAGAAGACAATGTAGGTGTTGTTTTATTAGGACATTCTTCTGCAATTAAAGAAGGTTCTACTGTAAAACGTACTGAGCGTATTGCCTCATTAAAAGTAGGTGAAGGAATTGTTGGTCGTGTAGTAAATACCTTAGGTTTTCCAATTGATGGTAAAGGTGCTATTCAAGGTGAAACTTTTGAAATGCCATTAGAGCGTAAAGCTCCTGGTGTAATTTATAGAGAGCCAGTAACAGAACCATTACAAACAGGTTTAAAAGCAGTTGATGCTATGATTCCTGTTGGTAGAGGACAACGTGAGCTTATTATTGGTGACCGCCAAACTGGTAAATCAACAGTTGCTATTGATACTATTATCAATCAAAAAGAATTTTACGATGCTGGTGTTCCAGTATATTGTATATATGTTGCAATTGGTCAAAAAGCATCTACAGTTGCTGCCATTGCAAATTTATTAGAAGAAAAAGGAGCTTTAGCTTATACAACAATTGTTGCTGCTAATGCATCTGACCCTGCTGCAATGCAAGTATATGCTCCAATGGGAGGTGCTGCAATTGGAGAATATTTTAGAGATACAGGTCGTCCAGCTTTAATTGTTTATGATGATTTATCTAAACAAGCTGTTGCGTACCGTGAAATTTCTTTATTATTACGTCGTCCACCAGGACGTGAAGCATACCCAGGAGATGTTTTTTACTTACACTCTCGTTTATTAGAACGTGCTGCAAAAGTTATTAATGATGATACAATTGCGGCTCAAATGAATGATGTTCCAAAATCTTTACAAGGAAAAGTAAAAGGAGGAGGTTCTTTAACAGCCTTACCAATTATTGAAACACAAGCAGGAGACGTTTCGGCATATATTCCAACAAATGTAATTTCAATTACAGACGGACAAATTTTC includes the following:
- a CDS encoding DUF5687 family protein, with the translated sequence MIKQFLNFEWKQFSRSSYFKKGIGIKILLALAVIYFGGAALLLGVGLFFILEKTMPEIDPIITVNNFLIYWFIFDLALRFFMQQLPVMNVKPLMIIPVKRDAVINYLLRKTAISFFNFIPLFIFIPFSIVLLVKGYPVLNVLCWFFAVVCLVFSNNFINFLINKSNTVFYVLLTVFAALISLEFFNIFKVSEPIGVAFNALYNNPVLAIIPLVLVFVLYRINFNFIRKGFYLDDAVTKKIEEASEVDLSWMDRFGSVAIFLKNDVKLIWRNARPKQVLMMSFLFLFYGLIFYTNKMYSDSPAWIAFASIFVTGGFLLTFGQLVPSWDSEYYKMLMSQNIPYKKYLESKWYLMIVGVAISFVLSTPYIYFGWKIYAMIAAATLFNIGLNSFITLFGGALNRVPVELNVKAKAFGNTNGFNPTQMLIALPKMLLPMLLFYIPYKLVNYETGIIVLGLSGVLGIVFKNFFLTKIENIYQTGKYKTVAAFSEK
- a CDS encoding ABC transporter ATP-binding protein, yielding MIITSELSKKYGENTVLTIDALEIPKGQSFGLVGNNGAGKTTYFNLLLDLIKPTTGHIKNNQIQVNVSEDWKPFTAAFIDESFLIGYLTPEEYFYFIGELRGLNKADIDTFLSQFEEIFNGEILGGKKYLRDLSKGNQKKVGIIAALIGSPEVVILDEPFANLDPTTQIRLKKLLKDLTVNSNATVLISSHDLGHVTEVCERIVVLDKGVVVKDIKTSEETLKELESYFSV
- the porW gene encoding type IX secretion system periplasmic lipoprotein PorW/SprE, whose product is MNNINKIFISIILVLIVVGCSTKKDAFLNRNFHAVNTKYNILFNGHEALRAGLEQLNANYEDNFWERLPVEPLEVDELVVPGVTPEEVAPKEFERAEEKAVKAIQKHSMLIARQERNKQIDDAYLLLGKARYYSKRFVPALEAFNYVISNYPRANLINETKIWHAKTLVRLRNEEQAIDNLKELLEDPTIKQKIFEDAHTALAMAYMSIDSLDLALYHLNKGVLITNKNIVIAKAMITQKKTNVIKPQLSTKNAEQTARNLYIIGQMYKEKGQIDSSNIAFTNIIKFNRAPRKYQARAQIEKAKNFVTKKDAAAAIEALQKMTKNSYNKPYLDEIYYQLGVIENANNSEEAITYFKKSIEESAQPNLQKELSYEAAGNYYFDKAEFAVAGAYYDTILGITASEDSKRIRSLARKRTNLNDVILYENIAKTNDSILNLAAMSLDEQTAYFNSYIESLKAEDEKNQKVITSGSGFFKGLGLSKNDKSTGKWYFYNTQTLGFGEQEFKRIWGNRPLEENWRLSDKTQLNFQENDAVDIEGIAEIDVTKMYDLNYYLERIPSEKSEIDSLKQKRNNAYYKLGVIYKEQFNEYDLAIDRLESLLLFEPNEKIEVPAKYHLYKMYDSQNNYKATYLKQDIVSNYPESLYAKNILNPNSALIQEDGSSAESEYASVFYDYKDNKFDLVLEKTALAISKYEGHAIVSKFELLKAYTIGKKEGIKAFENALNFVATNYPNTEEGKKALEVVEAIKSRI
- a CDS encoding bactofilin family protein, with translation MFSEKKEKQSGVSERNIIGKNTSIVGDVISEGDFRIDGSIEGTIKTNGRVIIGSSGTVKGKVECSNADIEGVFSGELLVHSILSLKTTAKISGDVIISKLSVEPGAEFNATCAMKGTVKELKNGQSKKEKTA
- a CDS encoding AtpZ/AtpI family protein, whose translation is MDNPKKKRQLNKYLQLTGVAMQMGVTIYLGVYFGKWLDAYFQTTNKIYTIILTLFALFASIWSVLAQLKNINDKYD
- the atpB gene encoding F0F1 ATP synthase subunit A, coding for MHRINLIKILTLLLLMVTISANAQHDASKEVHGDSSNEDKDIRTEIKEYIAHHLLDSYDFTLFSWTTDAGEHKYFSAPLPVILWDGGLKVFSSSKFNHGETLAEVDGNYYKLYHSKIYKTDAAGTINYDEEHHATNVKPLDFSITKNVVFIMFVAVLMLFIFIRMAKSYQNNALPKGIGRLLEPLIVYIRDDVAIPNIGEKHYRKYMSYLLTVFFFVWIINLLGLTPLGVNVTNNIAVTFALALITYLLTTFTANKNYWKHIFWMPGVPTLMKIILAPIELLGTFIKPFSLMIRLYANITAGHIVLMSIIGLMFIFKSWIGSPLSFGLSFALALLELLVAALQAYIFTMLSALYFGMAVEEHDEH
- the atpE gene encoding ATP synthase F0 subunit C, whose product is MEGLNYIGAGIIVIGAAIGIGRIGGQAMEAIARQPEASGKIQTAMLIAAALIEGIGFAALFAA
- a CDS encoding F0F1 ATP synthase subunit B is translated as MDKLIEQFSIGLFFWQLVLFIVLVLALHKFAWKPILNSVNEREDGIKDALDEAENARKEMQNLTADNERILKEARAQRDALLKEAREMKEGIISEAKNEAQAQATKIVAQAQATIQAEKQAAITDLKNQVAELSVDIAEKVVRGELADKNKQIKLVEELLKEVTIS
- the atpH gene encoding ATP synthase F1 subunit delta, with translation MSGSRAAVRYAKAILSFALEQSKEVEVNNDMLMVVSTIEESKDLQLVLNSPVLKAESKKAALKEIFSSKVSGLTIGLIDLLVENKRLSILTDVAEKYTVIFDELKGIEVAKVTTAVPLTEALNTQVLAKIKEVTGKEATIENTIDPSIIGGFILRIGDIQYDASISNKLQVLKREFEN
- the atpA gene encoding F0F1 ATP synthase subunit alpha gives rise to the protein MASIKPAEVSAILKQQLAGFEASASLDEVGTVLQVGDGIARVYGLANVQYGELVEFQDGLEGIVLNLEEDNVGVVLLGHSSAIKEGSTVKRTERIASLKVGEGIVGRVVNTLGFPIDGKGAIQGETFEMPLERKAPGVIYREPVTEPLQTGLKAVDAMIPVGRGQRELIIGDRQTGKSTVAIDTIINQKEFYDAGVPVYCIYVAIGQKASTVAAIANLLEEKGALAYTTIVAANASDPAAMQVYAPMGGAAIGEYFRDTGRPALIVYDDLSKQAVAYREISLLLRRPPGREAYPGDVFYLHSRLLERAAKVINDDTIAAQMNDVPKSLQGKVKGGGSLTALPIIETQAGDVSAYIPTNVISITDGQIFLDGDLFNSGVRPAINVGISVSRVGGNAQIKSMKKVAGTLKLDQAQFRELEAFAKFGSDLDAATMNVISKGQRNVEILKQAQADPFKVEDQIAIIYAGSKNLLRNVPVEKVKEFESDYIQLLNAKHRDTLDTLKAGKLTDEVIDVLTVAAKEVSEKYA